The proteins below come from a single Aegilops tauschii subsp. strangulata cultivar AL8/78 chromosome 6, Aet v6.0, whole genome shotgun sequence genomic window:
- the LOC141026242 gene encoding BTB/POZ and MATH domain-containing protein 1-like — protein sequence MTFKAQGEIVSAHKILLAMRSAVFDAKFYRPMATRDKESQDITIDDMQPAIFKVFLHFIYTDSLPYMVDLDDDDKREMVKHLLVAADKYAIERMKVIHEGMLCLSLDVETVATILALAKQLHCSNLKDA from the coding sequence ATGACTTTCAAGGCTCAAGGGGAGATCGTTTCTGCTCATAAGATTTTGCTTGCGATGAGGTCGGCGGTCTTCGATGCCAAGTTCTATAGGCCTATGGCTACGAGGGACAAAGAGTCACAGGACATAACTATCGACGACATGCAGCCAGCTATTTTCAAGGTATTTCTTCACTTCATCTACACAGATTCATTGCCTTACATGGTTGATCTTGATGATGATGACAAAAGAGAAATGGTTAAGCACTTACTTGTGGCTGCTGATAAGTATGCGATTGAAAGGATGAAGGTGATACATGAAGGCATGCTATGCTTGAGTCTTGATGTTGAGACCGTGGCGACAATATTAGCTCTAGCTAAGCAGCTTCATTGCAGTAACCTCAAAGATGCTTGA